In the genome of Quercus robur chromosome 3, dhQueRobu3.1, whole genome shotgun sequence, one region contains:
- the LOC126717232 gene encoding uncharacterized protein LOC126717232, with translation MGREVSESCVDSLLTEMVSSYCDRFYANKPDLAARRIEAIGFQVGLQLSERYTMERPRFSDHLEAIKFICKDFWSELFKKQIDNLKTNHRGTFVLQDNRFRWLARMSIDPSPENGDLSQDNPPAENKAAQATSMHLYFPCGIIRGALSNLGIPCAVTADISNLPACSFVVRIKA, from the exons atGGGGAGAGAGGTGTCAGAGAGCTGCGTGGATAGTCTACTAACCGAAATGGTCTCCTCTTACTGCGATCGCTTCTACGCCAATAAGCCTGACCTCGCCGCTCGTCGGATCGAAGCCATTGGCTTTCAGGTCGGCCTCCAGCTCTCCGAACG GTATACCATGGAGCGGCCTCGTTTCAGTGATCATCTAGAGGCAATCAAGTTCATCTGCAAGGACTTCTGGTCCGAGCTCTTCAAGAAGCAAATAGACAACTTGAAGACCAATCATAGA GGTACATTTGTCTTGCAAGATAATCGATTTCGTTGGCTTGCACGTATGTCAATCGACCCATCTCCTGAAAATGGAGATTTATCTCAAGATAATCCTCCGGCCGAAAACAAGGCAGCACAAGCTACTAGCATGCATCTATATTTCCCATGTGGAATCATAAGGGGCGCTCTTTCAAATTTGGGAATTCCTTGTGCAGTTACTGCAGATATATCCAACCTTCCTGCAT GTTCATTTGTGGTTCGCATAAAAGCCTAA
- the LOC126717234 gene encoding thioredoxin reductase 1, mitochondrial-like isoform X3, with protein sequence MSYCPKNKLLNLLRRGSKFVRKASNSAAPTVAPTSTPGQASSSATALSSTSAMDDLHTLKTRLCIIRSGPAAHTVAIYASRAELKPILFEGWMANGIAPGGQLTTTTEVENFPGFPDGINGIELMDRCRKQALHFGTQILTETVNKVDFSTTPFKVFTDSKIVIANSIIVATGAVAKRLDFPGSGEGPGGFWNRGISACAVCDGAAPIFRNRPLGIIGGGDSAMEEATFLTKYGSIVYIIHRRDAFRASKIMQQRVLTNPKIQVLWNSVVVGAYGDENTNNRVLGGLKVKNVLSGEVSGLKISGLFFAVGHEPATKFLDGQMELDFGGYVVTKPGTTQTSVPGVFAARDVQDKKYRQAVTAAGTGCMAALEAEHYLQEIGSQEGKTD encoded by the coding sequence ATGAGTTATTGCCCTAAAAACAAGCTCTTAAATCTACTCAGAAGAGGTTCCAAGTTTGTTCGAAAGGCCTCCAACTCTGCTGCTCCCACCGTAGCTCCCACTTCCACACCTGGACAAGCATCCTCCTCTGCCACTGCCCTTTCTTCGACTTCGGCCATGGATGACCTCCATACCCTCAAAACAAGGTTGTGCATCATTAGAAGTGGCCCAGCTGCCCACACTGTTGCAATATATGCATCCCGTGCAGAGTTGAAGCCCATCCTCTTTGAGGGGTGGATGGCCAATGGCATTGCCCCTGGCGGCCAGCTCACCACGACCACTGAGGTGGAGAACTTCCCAGGATTTCCAGATGGAATTAATGGCATTGAGCTCATGGACCGCTGCCGCAAGCAGGCACTCCACTTTGGCACTCAGATTCTAACTGAGACCGTCAACAAGGTGGATTTCTCCACCACCCCTTTCAAGGTCTTCACTGATTCTAAGATTGTCATTGCCAATTCCATCATTGTGGCGACTGGTGCTGTCGCCAAGCGGTTAGACTTCCCTGGCTCTGGTGAGGGCCCAGGAGGGTTTTGGAACCGAGGGATATCAGCTTGTGCTGTATGTGATGGTGCTGCACCCATTTTCAGGAACAGGCCCCTGGGAATAATTGGAGGTGGGGATTCAGCCATGGAGGAGGCCACATTCCTCACCAAGTATGGGTCCATTGTGTACATCATCCATAGGAGAGATGCATTTAGGGCTTCAAAAATTATGCAGCAGAGGGTCTTGACTAACCCTAAGATTCAAGTTCTATGGAACTCGGTGGTTGTGGGAGCCTATGGGGATGAAAACACTAATAATAGGGTCTTGGGAGGGTTGAAGGTGAAGAATGTACTGAGTGGGGAGGTTTCGGGTCTCAAGATTTCGGGATTGTTCTTTGCGGTAGGGCACGAGCCAGCCACCAAGTTCTTGGATGGTCAGATGGAACTTGATTTTGGTGGCTATGTTGTCACAAAGCCAGGGACCACCCAGACAAGTGTGCCTGGAGTTTTTGCTGCCAGAGATGTCCAGGATAAAAAGTATAGGCAGGCTGTTACTGCTGCTGGCACTG
- the LOC126717234 gene encoding thioredoxin reductase 2-like isoform X4, translating into MDDLHTLKTRLCIIRSGPAAHTVAIYASRAELKPILFEGWMANGIAPGGQLTTTTEVENFPGFPDGINGIELMDRCRKQALHFGTQILTETVNKVDFSTTPFKVFTDSKIVIANSIIVATGAVAKRLDFPGSGEGPGGFWNRGISACAVCDGAAPIFRNRPLGIIGGGDSAMEEATFLTKYGSIVYIIHRRDAFRASKIMQQRVLTNPKIQVLWNSVVVGAYGDENTNNRVLGGLKVKNVLSGEVSGLKISGLFFAVGHEPATKFLDGQMELDFGGYVVTKPGTTQTSVPGVFAARDVQDKKYRQAVTAAGTGCMATMEAEHYLQEIGSQGVKLIDEYLLGYSLVVGGLV; encoded by the exons ATGGATGACCTCCATACCCTCAAAACAAGGTTGTGCATCATTAGAAGTGGCCCAGCTGCCCACACTGTTGCAATATATGCATCCCGTGCAGAGTTGAAGCCCATCCTCTTTGAGGGGTGGATGGCCAATGGCATTGCCCCTGGCGGCCAGCTCACCACGACCACTGAGGTGGAGAACTTCCCAGGATTTCCAGATGGAATTAATGGCATTGAGCTCATGGACCGCTGCCGCAAGCAGGCACTCCACTTTGGCACTCAGATTCTAACTGAGACCGTCAACAAGGTGGATTTCTCCACCACCCCTTTCAAGGTCTTCACTGATTCTAAGATTGTCATTGCCAATTCCATCATTGTGGCGACTGGTGCTGTCGCCAAGCGGTTAGACTTCCCTGGCTCTGGTGAGGGCCCAGGAGGGTTTTGGAACCGAGGGATATCAGCTTGTGCTGTATGTGATGGTGCTGCACCCATTTTCAGGAACAGGCCCCTGGGAATAATTGGAGGTGGGGATTCAGCCATGGAGGAGGCCACATTCCTCACCAAGTATGGGTCCATTGTGTACATCATCCATAGGAGAGATGCATTTAGGGCTTCAAAAATTATGCAGCAGAGGGTCTTGACTAACCCTAAGATTCAAGTTCTATGGAACTCGGTGGTTGTGGGAGCCTATGGGGATGAAAACACTAATAATAGGGTCTTGGGAGGGTTGAAGGTGAAGAATGTACTGAGTGGGGAGGTTTCGGGTCTCAAGATTTCGGGATTGTTCTTTGCGGTAGGGCACGAGCCAGCCACCAAGTTCTTGGATGGTCAGATGGAACTTGATTTTGGTGGCTATGTTGTCACAAAGCCAGGGACCACCCAGACAAGTGTGCCTGGAGTTTTTGCTGCCAGAGATGTCCAGGATAAAAAGTATAGGCAGGCTGTTACTGCTGCTGGCACTG GTTGCATGGCAACTATGGAAGCCGAACATTACTTGCAAGAGATTGGATCTCAGGGGGTAAAATTGATTGATGAGTACCTGTTAGGGTACAGCCTAGTGGTTGGAGGCTTGGTATGA
- the LOC126717234 gene encoding thioredoxin reductase 1, mitochondrial-like isoform X1 has translation MSYCPKNKLLNLLRRGSKFVRKASNSAAPTVAPTSTPGQASSSATALSSTSAMDDLHTLKTRLCIIRSGPAAHTVAIYASRAELKPILFEGWMANGIAPGGQLTTTTEVENFPGFPDGINGIELMDRCRKQALHFGTQILTETVNKVDFSTTPFKVFTDSKIVIANSIIVATGAVAKRLDFPGSGEGPGGFWNRGISACAVCDGAAPIFRNRPLGIIGGGDSAMEEATFLTKYGSIVYIIHRRDAFRASKIMQQRVLTNPKIQVLWNSVVVGAYGDENTNNRVLGGLKVKNVLSGEVSGLKISGLFFAVGHEPATKFLDGQMELDFGGYVVTKPGTTQTSVPGVFAARDVQDKKYRQAVTAAGTGCMATMEAEHYLQEIGSQGVKLIDEYLLGYSLVVGGLV, from the exons ATGAGTTATTGCCCTAAAAACAAGCTCTTAAATCTACTCAGAAGAGGTTCCAAGTTTGTTCGAAAGGCCTCCAACTCTGCTGCTCCCACCGTAGCTCCCACTTCCACACCTGGACAAGCATCCTCCTCTGCCACTGCCCTTTCTTCGACTTCGGCCATGGATGACCTCCATACCCTCAAAACAAGGTTGTGCATCATTAGAAGTGGCCCAGCTGCCCACACTGTTGCAATATATGCATCCCGTGCAGAGTTGAAGCCCATCCTCTTTGAGGGGTGGATGGCCAATGGCATTGCCCCTGGCGGCCAGCTCACCACGACCACTGAGGTGGAGAACTTCCCAGGATTTCCAGATGGAATTAATGGCATTGAGCTCATGGACCGCTGCCGCAAGCAGGCACTCCACTTTGGCACTCAGATTCTAACTGAGACCGTCAACAAGGTGGATTTCTCCACCACCCCTTTCAAGGTCTTCACTGATTCTAAGATTGTCATTGCCAATTCCATCATTGTGGCGACTGGTGCTGTCGCCAAGCGGTTAGACTTCCCTGGCTCTGGTGAGGGCCCAGGAGGGTTTTGGAACCGAGGGATATCAGCTTGTGCTGTATGTGATGGTGCTGCACCCATTTTCAGGAACAGGCCCCTGGGAATAATTGGAGGTGGGGATTCAGCCATGGAGGAGGCCACATTCCTCACCAAGTATGGGTCCATTGTGTACATCATCCATAGGAGAGATGCATTTAGGGCTTCAAAAATTATGCAGCAGAGGGTCTTGACTAACCCTAAGATTCAAGTTCTATGGAACTCGGTGGTTGTGGGAGCCTATGGGGATGAAAACACTAATAATAGGGTCTTGGGAGGGTTGAAGGTGAAGAATGTACTGAGTGGGGAGGTTTCGGGTCTCAAGATTTCGGGATTGTTCTTTGCGGTAGGGCACGAGCCAGCCACCAAGTTCTTGGATGGTCAGATGGAACTTGATTTTGGTGGCTATGTTGTCACAAAGCCAGGGACCACCCAGACAAGTGTGCCTGGAGTTTTTGCTGCCAGAGATGTCCAGGATAAAAAGTATAGGCAGGCTGTTACTGCTGCTGGCACTG GTTGCATGGCAACTATGGAAGCCGAACATTACTTGCAAGAGATTGGATCTCAGGGGGTAAAATTGATTGATGAGTACCTGTTAGGGTACAGCCTAGTGGTTGGAGGCTTGGTATGA